Part of the Methanothermobacter sp. MT-2 genome is shown below.
AAATACTACATTATAACTGACGAGATAACTAATAAAGACATGATCTCGATAGATAGTTATAGTGAAAGTATAACTGATTTTGAAGATAGAATTACCTTCTTTGAATTTGGTGAAAATGGTGAACTAATTCCCCAAGCAGTTCTGCCAGTTGACGAAATTGATATCAAATTGTTTTTCAAAAACGAAATAAGTGAGGATAAAGCTGTAGAAATTCGCAATTCCTTAAAAAGGTTCATAAAAGATGAAATAATGTACTTAGCAAGCGATTTATTGCTCAATGAAATTTTCCCAACACCAATTCCAAGGGCATTAGAGTTTATTAAAAATAAGGAAATAAGATTGAAACTTTGGAGAGAAATATCCAGAAATCTAACAGATGAATATTCCAAAAATATGCCACAAGCATTCATAACAGTTCTTGACAAATCTAAATACTACAATTTAGATTTTGTTGATAGTCGTGAAAATTATTCTATTTTTGAATTAGAGAATCCTAAAGATGAAACCCAGATAAAAACAATGTTTTATGTAGTAAATGGAGATGTGAAAGGAGTTGATATAGATTATATATCGGAAATTTTGAACAATGAGATGAGTATAAATTTAACAATTCTTTTATACAATGGAGATTTCACATATAAAGCCGAAGAAAAAATCCAAAACAAAGAATTAGATGAAAAAAATAAATATTTGATTTTAAAGACATTCCTCCATCCAACACTAACAAAGAAGATAATATGTTGTTACAAATCTTTAAATGAATACGCTGAGTTCATAGATGAAGAAAGACTCGAACTCGAATGTAAAGATATAATAAGTAGAGAACTAAATTTAGATTCTAAGATTGACGAATGGTTGAATAAACAAGTGAAAAAAGGCTTAGTAATTGATCAAATAGAAACAACGGCCAGAAGCCTCTCCGAATTCGCAGACGGTTTAAAATTATACATAAATTACATGGAAAAAGCATACAAACCTGAAGAAATTTTCGATAAAAACATAGAGGGTATATTAAAATTCAGAAAATACGGGACTAAAACTGGGTTTATATCATCTGATTTTGAAGATTCCCCAAAAAAAGTCGAAGAGATATCTCTAGATTTGCAAAAAAACGGTTTTTTAGATAAGAACCCAGATGGTAGTTACAAAGTAAAACAACACCCAGTAGAAATGAGAATTCTTGAAATCATGAAGAAAGAAAAGAAGGTAAGCCCAAGTGAATTTAGGGATTATTTCATCATAAAGCAAAAAACAGGCAAGATCTTCGAAGACGTGTTTTTAAATATCTTAGAGTATAAAGGCAAAATTAGAAGAAAAGGCAAATCATATACTTTAGTAGACAAAGAAGAAGCCTATAATTCTCTAAAAGTAAAGCTCAAAAAGTATAATGAAACAATCAAAGAAGAAACGCTTAAAACTTTTGATCATTTCTATGTAACTAAGAAAAGGGAAGATAAATTAATAATGTTAGATGAAGTCAATGAATTCATAGAAACTCTTTGGGAGAAAATCGAGGCATTAAAAGCCTCATTAGAAGAGGACCTTTTATTACAAAAAATAAGTCTTTGTAACAAACTTCTAGAACAAATTGAAAAAGAAATATTACCCGCAATAAAGAAAGCTTCAAAAAGAGGAAGAAGCATTATAGAAGAAATCGAAAGAAAAAGAAATGACTTAGAAAGAGATTTCGATTATATAGTTAATAACAGCCAAAAGTGGCTGAATATAAGATTCAAAAAAGAGAATATTTTAGAATATAAAAATTTAATGAGAAACCATGAAAAAATAGTTGAAATTTACAAAAAAATTTGTTCAAAAGAAGAATTGAATAAAATCAGGGATAATGAAAACTTTGATAAAGACCAATTTTATTTTAATAAAAAAATTGACCACGCGCATTACTTTAATATAAAGCTTTTTGAATTGAAAAAACTAAAAGAACAATTCAATGATAATGTAAATATCATAAAAAAACTTATTGATAGAAACAGGAGAGCATTCGAAAATATAAACGAGCGGTGGAGGGAATATAAGAGACATATAACAACTCTCGATATTCCTCCCAATTATAAAATTTCATATTGTATATCTGAAAAGATGAAGCTGGATGAAATAGATAATAATGAAACAGCACACACAATAAATAGGGATGTAAAACTCTCTTGGATAGAAAAACAATTAAAAGAAAAAGAAAAGGCCATAAATGATAAATTAACCACACTTTTAGAACAAATAAATGATTTAAAAAGTTTAGCAAAAAAAGAAGAAAACCTTCTTTTATGTTTAGAAAAAAGCAAAGATTTTGTTAAAAAGATAGATTACATATTTGATATAAAAAACTTGAAAATTATAGTTACTTCATTTAAAGAAAAAGTATTAAGACTTGAAAAAGAATATGAGGAACTCGATCCTATAGAAATAGCGGAAAATAAAACTGAAAATCCAAAAGATTTCATAGAGAGATGGATCGAGACTTTAAAATTTGATAAAGATAATATTGATCAAGAATGGAAGCATTTTGTACAAAGCACTTTTTTAGAATTTATAAATAGAAGTAAAAAAATTTGTAAGTTACTTAAACAAAAGGGCATAAATACAGCGGCAGTTGAAAAAAGGGTTGAAGAATTGTCAAATAGCGTTAAAACGCCTTTAAATAAATTAGAATATAGTGCAAGTTCATTAAAAGGTGAAAAGGACATAATTAGAGAAGAATTAAAAAAGCTTAGTGATCCTTTTTTAACCACTAATGAATTTAGAGTTCTTGAAATATTAGAATCTGTAAAAGGCAAGTCTAAATGGGTAGATTACGACAAAATAAAGCAAAAAGCTTTAAAAGAAATGAATGAAGATGCCCTTCAAGAAGCCCTTGGGGGTTTATTATCAAAAGGATATTTAAAAAAAGGATTCTCGTTGATATTATCATTCATCCAATAATTTTATATTTGTGATATAATAGACAGGAACTCTTGAAAACCAGAGAATATGAAAATAAGGTTTTGAAAGCAAAGGGCTTGGATAATAAAAAACTATCTTTTTAAAGCCATATTTCCTTGATTTTTGGCGAATCATCTTACCTAACTTCTGCTTGTCCTCCATATGCAATTCACCAGGATGAATATCATAATAATCTAGGCACTCATCATACATATGTATACCATACTTATCAGAGAGCACTCCATACTTTAAACTATACATGTTCATGTACCTATAAAAAAGCTGGTTATATCTGCCCTGGTACAAGTCTTTTGGGAGCCCCCGGAGTAATTTTTTCGTTTTAGAGCATGATATACTCCATAGAGCATTGTCGGGGATATCACTAGCCTCTTCTATAATCCTGAAATTATACTTTTCTTCTAAGGCCTCTTTCCACTTTTTTGAATTAGGTATTTTAGGGACTATCATGTTCTTGTTAATGTAAGCTTATAATAGGAAAATCTAACACTCATATCGTTTTCTGTGGTTCCACAGTATACACTCCCACTTATACCTACAAGTTAGGTCATAGTTGGGATCATAGAGGTCAGTCTTGATTATCCCCCACTCTAGTAGCGGGCTGGACATGGATCCTCTGAATACCAAGATTCCCATTCTACGATTGTTGAACCTATTTATGGGGGGATTATCAAACTCTGAGGGGCTGTCGGTGGTTTGATTTGCTTGTTTTGTATCGCTGTTGCCGCTTGGCCATTGTGATGATTATCGCCAAACCTAGTAGGAAAAGGACACCTATTATTTTCCCCCTTAATTTATCAATTCCTTATCATTTTTTGATGCTTCTGGGTGGTTTTTTCCCAATCTCTTGAATTTGACATTATTTGGCAGTTTTTTCTATGGTCACCCAAAAGCTCCTTTTTTTTGTAATTATTACACATCTTTTTGTTGCAAAAATGTTATTTGAGTCCTACATAACTCAATATTAAATCTGTTTTATCTCCCAATATTTCCTTTGATCTGTTATAACATATATCTACACCATCTTTTAAATCACCTTCACCTTCCCATAGATCTTCTAAAGATTCGTAACCAATTTTTTCTGCAATCTCTTTTATGACGTGCATACAAATGAAAATATCATCAATATAACCATTTGGCCCAGCTGTTGCTTCTGGAATTATGTCAAAAGGCGCCACGAAATATCCTAATGCTGCACCTATCTTCAATCGCATTTCAGCTCCAATAATCTTTTCATTCAAAATATCTGCCAACAACTTAAAAATATCAGGACTATAATCCACAATTTTTTCATATTCCCCTTCATATGAATTTATATATTCCCTTAAAACATCATAAAAGCTTTTATATTCTCTTGTCATGTTATGACCTCAGATCTAAATAAATAAAATCTTTTGATACTATATCATTTTCTATATTATAGACACTTTAAAGTGATATATTCTATCTAAATAAAATTTTCTATAGGAACTCGTGATTAAAAAGCTAAAAGTATGTAAGTGCTCGGATCCAATTTGTATTATTTGAGAAGATCCCACAAGATTCACTATTTAGGACTCTATACATGGAACGCCTTCAATAGATGACAAAATCCCCTTGGAAATTCATTTCAACTAACTTAAACGAAATAAAGATGGACTATTTAACTGGATTCGTCGCCTCAAGGATGTTGAAAAAAACGTGCCTATGCAAGGAAACCATAAATTTCTAGCATTTGAATGGAGGTTTAATTCCAGTAGAATAGGTTTTTTCCTTTTTCCATTCCTTTGTTAGTTATGCGGATAACGTCTTCATAGATGTTATCCATTCTTAGGATCTTAACAAGTTCTGAGTGGTCGTATTGTCTTTGAAATTCTCTCTTCATGCTCATTTCGCTAAGTTTATGCTTCTTTAAGATTTTATTTAAAACATTTTGTATTCTTTTGTTTGAAAATAGACTTTCATATGCCTCTATAAATCTTTACACAATCTCCTGGATGATTTTAGGTATTCATGGTAAGACTGGAAAATTCCTTTTACCCTCAAAAGATAAATGATCTTATCATTTTTCCTTTTTTTAGAAACTCCAAAAAACATCCACCCTAAACTTTTCAATTGAAAGCTCACTTCCAACATATTCGGGAAAACAAGCCTCATCTCCAACCAAAAACTTCTCAACCAGGTGATGTAAGCTTTTTTCCAAACTATCACCAAGCTCACTCAATTTCAAGGTAATAATTTTTCTGACTCTTCTTTTTGGGCCCATCTTGGATCTTTTTAATCTCCCTTTAATATTTTCTCTTGGGCGAATGGATCTGTGGGTATGATTTCTAAAACTTTTTCGAAACATTTGATAGCTTCTTCGGATGCTCCAGTATCTGCCAATACAACCCCTTTATAATATAATGCAGAGGCTACATCTTCATCGTGATTTGATAATTCTATGGTCTTGTCGCAGCATTTAATAGCTTCTTAGTAGTTTCCAAGTTTTGTAATAAACGGTTGCTTTAGATAACCATATATTACTATTTTCTGGATCTAACTTATGGCTTTATTGATACATTCCCAGGCTTCTTCGAAGTTTCCGTTAAATGCGAGTACCTCGCCGTTATCTGGGTCAATTTTTAAAGCTTTGTCAATACATTTAAGTGCTTCTTCATTTTTTCCGATGGAAGAGAGTATGCTTCCTTTGGTTGACCATGCATCAGCATTCTCGGGGTCTAGATATATCGCTTTGTTTCAGTATTTGATAGCCGGTTCAAAATCCGTGACTTCCATTTCAGCTCCATAACCTTGCTTTCGAGATCCATTATTTGTATATCATCATGTTTTCTAGAGCTGATACTATCCCTTACACTAAAAACTGCCAATAACCGCATTCCTCCTATTCAGTCATATCACCTTCAAATCCCTTTTAAATAAATTTAAAAACTTTCCCTTCAGGATCCATCCTCCGAAGGGCCCAAGCTGCTGCCGCGCGGACAAGCCCTTCTTCATCCTTCAGTGCTGCTTCGATAAGTGGTCCAACTGCTCGGGGATCCTCTGACACTCCAAGGGCTAAGGCTGCTTCAAAGCGGACATCCAAGTCTCCATCTCTCAGTGCTTCGATAACTGGTTCAACCGCTCGGGGATCCTCTGACACTCCAAGGGCTAAGGCTGCTTCAAAGCGGACACGCAAGTCCTTATCCTTCAGTGCTTCAATAAGAAGCTCAACCGCTCGAGGATCCCCTAACTCCCCAAGGGCTGCGGCTGCTGCAAAGCGGACACTCAAGTTTTTATCCTTCAGTGCTTCAGTAAGAGGTTCAACTGCTCGAGGATCCTTTAACAGCCCAAGGGCTGCGGCTGCTGACCCGCGGACAAGCCCTTCTTCATCCTTCAGTGTTTCGATAAGTGGTCCAACTGCTCGAGGATCCTTTAACAGCCCAAGGGCTAAAGCTGCTGCCCCGCGGACACCGGGGTATGCATCCTTCAGTGTTTCGATGAGGGGTTCAACTGCTCGAGGATCCTTTAACATTCTAAGGGCCTGGGCTGCTGCCAAGCGGACAAGCCCTTCTTCATCCTTCAGTGCTTCAATGTTCTTGGTAACTGCCCTTTTTGCCTCCTCTGTATCTCTCCATTCCGGATTTATCTTCTCAAGGTTCTCAAGGGCTGCGAATGCTGCCTTGCGGACCTTCTCGTTTTTATCCTTCAGTGCTTCGATAAGTGGTTCAAATGCTCGGGGATCATTTAACTCTCCAAGGGCCCAGGCTGCTCTAAAGCGGACACGCCAGTCTTTATCTTTTAGGGAGTTAGTGAGTGTTTTAAGTGCTTGGCGGGTTTTTAAATTGGTATTTTCGTTACTTACTTTGATTTCTTTTCTGTTTATTATTTCAAGTTTCTTGCCACAATTTTGGCAGAATTTGGCATTCTGTGTGTTGGGTGTTCCGCATTCTGGGCATGTTCTTTGTGATTCTAACTTAGCCCCACAACTTCGGCAGAAGATAGCATCTTCCAAGTTTTTATATCCGCATTCTGGGCAAATTTTCAACC
Proteins encoded:
- a CDS encoding PBS lyase HEAT domain protein repeat-containing protein, yielding MRSGAHKRIAAYIGHICGLDTQEMERGSIYPDKVATSLYRSNNPYRIDLGYPHHKDTVERLRNLILQLRKDRIKGRIDPFYLGVLTHFIADKWCYPSDRGYLHQEFEKRLEDVKIDSKWAHVGIMDASILDTIPYNYPCLDGREPSESEAMKGAFQESLTAVKSIISDIYPPQEYYDYYIESKKSIKENSTLYWLLTYLHPLFLLTFILQIDILAENDPVKRYIKIKERSAITNLFLGIFGCIIALGSPIFWLSILPLIGYFIAQKIKINDKLIKNIDWYTWNYPTTHTIKYTWNYPTTHTIKESIASERLKICPECGYKNLEDAIFCRSCGAKLESQRTCPECGTPNTQNAKFCQNCGKKLEIINRKEIKVSNENTNLKTRQALKTLTNSLKDKDWRVRFRAAWALGELNDPRAFEPLIEALKDKNEKVRKAAFAALENLEKINPEWRDTEEAKRAVTKNIEALKDEEGLVRLAAAQALRMLKDPRAVEPLIETLKDAYPGVRGAAALALGLLKDPRAVGPLIETLKDEEGLVRGSAAAALGLLKDPRAVEPLTEALKDKNLSVRFAAAAALGELGDPRAVELLIEALKDKDLRVRFEAALALGVSEDPRAVEPVIEALRDGDLDVRFEAALALGVSEDPRAVGPLIEAALKDEEGLVRAAAAWALRRMDPEGKVFKFI